The following coding sequences are from one Aliarcobacter skirrowii CCUG 10374 window:
- a CDS encoding RDD family protein produces the protein MAKWRDVKQNRAKNIKTKTVLQSSSNFVPLFTRFKAFLTDFFLITTPILYIVIYLIMGGGVEFSQNRLAGWAIILFTVLFIIAIFWLKSGQTPGLKAYDLKLVDRETKSRVTILQVLIRYFVTLFSIILFAPLFFAYFNKDRKTIQDILSKTDIVNEKDAIF, from the coding sequence ATGGCAAAATGGAGAGATGTAAAACAAAATAGAGCAAAAAATATTAAAACTAAAACTGTTTTACAATCATCTTCTAATTTTGTTCCTCTTTTTACACGATTTAAAGCTTTTTTAACTGACTTTTTTTTAATTACAACTCCAATTTTATATATCGTTATCTATTTAATAATGGGTGGGGGAGTAGAGTTTTCTCAAAATAGATTAGCTGGTTGGGCTATTATTTTATTTACAGTTTTATTTATTATTGCTATTTTTTGGCTAAAAAGTGGTCAAACTCCAGGTCTAAAAGCTTATGATTTAAAGCTTGTAGATAGAGAAACAAAATCTAGAGTAACTATTTTGCAAGTGCTTATTAGATATTTTGTTACACTATTTTCTATAATTTTATTTGCTCCTTTGTTTTTTGCCTATTTTAATAAAGATAGAAAAACAATCCAAGATATTCTTTCAAAAACAGATATTGTAAACGAAAAAGATGCTATTTTTTAA